TTTTTACTTTTCCTAATTTCATACTTTAGGGGTAGCCTATCATTTCTAACCAGAATTCAGGGGACAACTTCAGTACTGGATGTCATAGTAAAGAGGTGTAGCGTCGTAGGATTTTACAAAGGTGAACTCCAACTTGCCGGTGTGAAGTCCTACATCTTCGGAGGTTTAGGGCCCAGGACAATGATAGCTAGATACCTAGGTATCCCAGGAGTAACTATAACGGCAACACTCATTGGAGGAATGTACTTAGATTTCGGGCTACTCTCATCCCTCGAAATGCTACTCCTGGGATTTTATTATGGGATTATGAAAAAGTTAAGATCAGACGTTGGAAGGTCCTTTTACTATTCGACCCTATCTTACGGAATAGTTGGGGTTGAAACTGGGATACTTGACCTTCCAGTTTATCTGATGATCCTGGTGGGCTTATTAATAGCCTGGAGGGAATTCGATGGAAACCTCAGAAAAGATATTCGTAGGATTATCTCTTGGATTTCTAGTTCTAGCAATAATTGGTAAGTTGATAATATTCGGAGAAGCGATAAATCCAGGGGGATTAGCTTACGCTATACTATTTCTTTGTCTATTCGTTGTAGGTTTAGAAGCAAAACTTCCTAGAATACCTCCATACTTATGGTTAGTTATCTCCCTTATCACGATTTCGATCCTAGGAAAGATCTGGCTAACGATCTGGATCCTCCTCGTGATTCCGATAGCCCTCTACCTAAATACTAAAGG
This Pyrococcus horikoshii OT3 DNA region includes the following protein-coding sequences:
- a CDS encoding oligosaccharide repeat unit polymerase family protein, producing MRDIPLLIPILLILFVSLGLARVKTILVVGAFSLFFVYGYLKGENIGTPRRRIEVNDDVFSVMLILSVIIILIQIANLRGIPLLHPHLRTHLNPKLTGLTYFLGLPSSVYLIIRGKKLGFLYPLMVALYAYRTPVLVALIALTLPYLEDMKKGKKAVEIGVIGIFLLFLISYFRGSLSFLTRIQGTTSVLDVIVKRCSVVGFYKGELQLAGVKSYIFGGLGPRTMIARYLGIPGVTITATLIGGMYLDFGLLSSLEMLLLGFYYGIMKKLRSDVGRSFYYSTLSYGIVGVETGILDLPVYLMILVGLLIAWREFDGNLRKDIRRIISWISSSSNNW